A window from Cryptomeria japonica chromosome 1, Sugi_1.0, whole genome shotgun sequence encodes these proteins:
- the LOC131030570 gene encoding probable 2' cyclic ADP-D-ribose synthase BdTIR yields the protein MASSSSSHKQNQEFSAFSAKRRVVYESSSLFDVFINHRGPDVKQTLAIQLYNSLEQLGIRAFLDSQEKQLGDSFPSTIETAIRSALVHVAIFSKGYADSPWCLAELVLILESQAKIIPVFYGVNPSDLRIIKKGVYAEAFIKYEEKGRYLEKLNEWKEALQSLSLIAGEEFHSDWDCQKIVTAVQKEVQRKTHPHVAEYPVGLNNLVKDLERRCLQELVQDFENQCGLKKRKDKVKVVGIFGMGGSGFGQRVV from the exons ATGGCGTCTTCTTCATCATCTCACAAGCAAAATCAGGAATTTAGTGCTTTCTCTGCCAAAAGAAGGGTAGTTTATGAATCTTCAAGTTTGTTTGATGTGTTCATCAATCACAGAGGCCCTGATGTCAAACAAACTCTTGCTATTCAGCTTTACAATTCCCTGGAGCAGTTGGGAATACGGGCGTTTCTTGATTCCCAAGAGAAGCAACTTGGAGATTCGTTTCCTTCAACTATTGAGACAGCTATCCGTTCTGCGTTAGTACATGTGGCCATCTTTTCTAAAGGATATGCAGACTCACCTTGGTGTTTGGCTGAGCTAGTTCTTATCTTAGAGAGCCAGGCCAAAATTATCCCCGTGTTTTATGGAGTGAACCCTAGTGATCTCCGCATCATAAAGAAGGGAGTATATGCTGAAGCATTCATTAAATATGAAGAGAAGGGCAGGTATCTAGAGAAGCTTAACGAGTGGAAGGAAGCCCTTCAGTCTCTTTCACTTATAGCCGGAGAAGAATTTCACAG TGACTGGGACTGCCAAAAAATAGTAACAGCTGTGCaaaaagaagtacaaaggaaaacacATCCGCATGTTGCTGAATATCCAGTGGGGCTTAACAATCTTGTGAAAGATCTTGAAAGGCGTTGCCTGCAGGAACTTGTACAAGATTTTGAAAACCAGTGCGGGCTGAAGAAAAGGAAGGATAAGGTTAAGGTAGTTGGCATTTTCGGTATGGGTGGATCGGGATTTGGCCAAAGAGTTGTTTAA
- the LOC131030572 gene encoding disease resistance protein Roq1, which yields MDIINKLDNSLVIVTNRDVGVLITGRITDGYRLKEMDKDQGSELFCWHAFDQPMNPSSGYEELVNSFVNVCGGLPLSLQVLGRHVRGRNEDYWRKRIAEKVWEVSGWNYQHALQTLRDKCLLEETDIYLRMHDHLRDLGREMAFELGPPHRLWRHQDLEYLESRGFRKILTKTNIRCFHSIFDKSMNSQVTFFFGQTVICGETSASLLWLEIMAPSQLKSLDITKCEHLKSISGISNLANLVRLNISVCPKLKELRLGHPSSLEKVTIKKCVRHI from the exons ATGGATATCATAAATAAATTGGATAATAGTCTGGTTATTGTCACAAACCGTGACGTTGGGGTGCTTATAACTGGAAGGATTACTGATGGTTATCGCTTGAAAGAAATGGATAAAGATCAAGGGAGCGAACTCTTCTGTTGGCATGCCTTTGACCAACCCATGAATCCTTCTAGCGGGTACGAGGAGCTGGTTAACTCCTTCGTAAACGTGTGTGGAGGGTTACCTCTGTCTCTTCAAGTTCTGGGCAGGCATGTTCGTGGTAGAAATGAGGATTATTGGAG AAAAAGAATAGCTGAAAAAGTATGGGAGGTGTCAGGATGGAACTATCAACATGCACTGCAAACACTGAGAGACAAGTGTCTTTTAGAAGAAACAGATATATATTTGCGAATGCATGACCACCTGAGGGACTTGGGAAGAGAAATGGCATTTGAGCTCGGCCCTCCTCATCGCCTGTGGCGTCATCAAGATCTGGAATATTTG GAATCAAGGGGTTTCAGAAAAATCCTCACCAAGACCAATATCAGGTGTTTCCATTCCATTTTTGACAAGTCCATGAATTCTCAAGTTACATTCTTCTTCGGCCAAACAGTCATTTGTGGTGAGACGTCAGCGTCCTTACTATGGCTCGAGATTATG GCACCCTCCCAGTTGAAGAGTCTTGATATTACAAAATGTGAGCATTTGAAAAGTATATCAGGAATATCTAATCTTGCAAATCTTGTGCGGTTGAATATTAGTGTATGCCCAAAGCTCAAAGAGCTAAGACTTGGTCATCCTAGCAGTCTAGAAAAAGTTACTATTAAAAAATGTGTCAGGCATATCTAA